The genomic segment TTAAGGGATCATTTGTTTCTTCCAGTATTTTTATCACTTCGAGCTTTTCAAATTGAATGTCCATAATCAAAATTTTAATTAAAGATACGCAAAATTATAATGCAATTGATCCGTTTCCAATTTTGTCGCAAATGTACTGACGATTCTGACAAAATACAACTAATTCGTCCTGAATAAATTGTAATACTTTTTCGCTAACGTTTTCGGGATAAAGCACATGCACATTTGCACCGGCATCAAGCGTAAAACATACTGGAATCTGAGTTTCTCGTCTAAATTTCCAGATCGCATTTATGATTTGCAGCGTGTTAGGTTTCATCAAAATGAAATAGGGCATTGATGTCATCATCATAGCGTGCAAAGTAAGTGCTTCACTTTCTACAACTTTGATGAATTCTTCCAGATTTCCACTTTCAAAAATGGCAATTAATTTATCCAGATTTTCGTGTGCTTGTTCAAAACGTCTTTCAGCATACGGATGATTGTGCATTAAATCATGCCCAACTGTACTCGAAACTTGTTTTTCACCTTTATCAACCAATAAAATAGTATCTTGATAATTCTTGAAATTTTCATGAATAACGTACGGAAATTCAACTCCAAATAAATCAGAACTTCCTTCAATATTTTCTTGATTTCCCCAAACAACAACATTTCCTTTTACGCTTCGGCAGGCACTTCCTGAACCTAAACGTGCTAAAAATGATGCTTTTTGATAAAAGTATTCATCCGTCATTTCCGGATTTAACAATTTCTCCAAACTCATAAAATTCATTGCCAAAGCTGCCATTCCGGATGCCGAAGAAGCAATTCCGGAACTGTGCGGAAATGTATTCTGCGTATCAATTGTAAAATGATAGTCTTTTAAAAACGGCAGATAAACTTCAACTCTTTCTAAAAACTTCTGAATTTTTGGTTTGAAATCTTCTTTTGGTTTTCCTTCAAAAAGTAAATCAAAAGAAAATCTATTTGTCACGCTGAGCGAAGTCGAAGTGTCTCGTTTTTCAAATCCCAGTTTTGTGATTGTTTTACAATTATTCAGAGTAAAACTTACCGAAGGATTTGCCGGAATCTGATTGTCTTTTTTTCCCCAATATTTTACTAATGCTATATTGCTTGGAGCACTCCACTCAAAGTTCCCGTTTTCGATTGTTGAAGTATATTTATTTGGAATAAAATCAGCTGCTGTAAACATGAAATATAAATTTTGGCAAAGATAGTTTTTAAAATATTTTACCATGTAAGTTATATAAGAAATTATAAGTAGACTTTATTAAAATGAACTTATATACTTATATGGTTTTCCAAATTTCTTTTGATTATTTTTGGATACAAAATTTATGAAAATGAACAAGATCGTTAAAATTATAATAGCCTTAATTATTTGTTTAGCAGTAGGATATTCTGCAAGTACAGTAACGAGACCGAGTGTAGAAAGCTGGTATCCAACTATTGTAAAACCCGTTTTTAATCCGCCAAATTGGATTTTTATGCCGGTCTGGACAATACTTTATATTTTTATGGCGATAGCTGCGGCTTTAGTTTGGGACAAAATAAAAGTGCAAACCGAAAAAGTAAAAACAGCACTTCTTTTCTTTTTGATTCAGTTAACGCTCAATGCGATTTGGTCTTATTTATTTTTCGGATTGAAAAACCCTCTTTTGGCTTTAATAGAAATTATTCTTTTATGGCTTATGATTTATGAAACTTATTTAAAATTCATCAGAATTAATAAAATCTCAGGTTATTTATTGATTCCTTATTTAGCTTGGGTTGCCTTTGCAGCTGTTTTGAATGCTAGTATTTGGTGGTTGAATAAATAGATGTTTTAGTTTCAGGTTTTAAGTTTAATTCTTTACGTAATATACTTTATGAATAAATTGAAGTTTTTTGTTGTTGTCTTGGTTTTAATCTCTTTTAAAACTTTTGCATGTTTGAATGGCGAAACCAAGATTCTTAAAAACGGAGCTTATGCTTATCTCGATTACAGAGGGCTGGTTCCTCATGGTCATAATTTCGTTACTGCAGATTTCCCTAGAACACTAAAAGAACTTGATAGTTTGTACAAAAAAACGAATGATATCGATTATTTATCTGATAAAGGTTATGTCTTAATTATTCAGAAAAAATACGACGAAGCTTTAAATTTGTATTTGAATATTGAAAAAACAAATCCTAATAGATATTCTACAGCATCAAATTTAGGGACGCTTTATGAGTTAATGGGAGAAAATCAAAAAGCTTATAATTGGATTAAAAAATCAATCGAAATAAACCCGAAATCTCATAATGGTTCTGAATGGCTTCATTTAAAAATATTAGAAGCTAAGATTCTGAATTCATCTAATCTTAAAGGGCAATTTTTAATCAATACTAATTTCGGAACTGCTGGCAGCCCTGAGACTAAATTAACTAAAGAAGAAATAGAAAAATTAGCAAAGGAAATTTATTTTCAGGTAAATGAGAGAATGTCATTTATTGGACCAAAAGATGAAATTATTTCTATTTTACTTTTTGAATTAGGAAATCTTGTACAGTTAATTGGAGAACATGAAAATGCACTTCGAATTTATAATAAAGCAAGAGTTTATGGATTTGATAATGATTTAATTGTTGCAAGAATGGTCTTTAGCGCTCAGGGAAAGGCAGCATATTATCAAGGAAAAACAATAGAATTTGGCAGGAAACTTAAATTTCTTAGAGAAACTAAAAAGGGCATTGATTTAGATTACGTTTATCAAATAGAAACAGGTTTAATCGTTTTGTCAATAATTCTATTTATGGTATTAATAGTTTTTGCAGTGGTATTTATAAAATGGAAGAAGTTGAAAAAAACTATTTCAACTTCTTAAATTCTTCGTTTTTAGCAAATAAAAAATCCATTGTGTAAAGTATATTTTTCTTTTTTAAAATAACTGCCGATTGTGGGTCGGCTTCACAAAATTGAAGGAAAAGTGCCTTTTTATCCGGACTTAATTTTAAATCTTTGGTAAAATAATCTAAAGGACAAGTTGCTTCTACGAATGTTATGAAATCCAATTCGGGAGTTTTCTTTTTAGGTTTTTGCTTCGTGGCGTCTTCTTTTTTAAACAAGCCTAAAATACCTGTTCCCATTGCCATAAAATTCATTCCATTTGTAATAGTACCATCATAGACGCCAGTATATTTTCGTAAATCACGAGAAGCTCTCTGTAATGCGATCGAATCCGAAACTTCCTGAGAAGGACCAACATGAGGAAATTTTATTTTTGTAATTACAACCTCATCTAATTCTTCTGGCTTTAAAATCATATTTACAACGATATTATTTTGATCTATATTTTCCTGAAAAATTTTTAACCGTTTGAAAAAATAATCTTTGGAGAAAAAAAGCAGACTGTCTTGTGGACGCACCAGAATCGAAAATTCGCCAAATTCGTTTGTTCTTGTACTGGTTTTGGCAGTTTTATTAATTACTTCTACTTTATTAAGCGGAATATTCTGTGAAAGAACTTTTCCGTTTAATAATTTTTCATTTTGAGAAATACTTAGCTGATAAGTGAAAAAAGAAATTGTGGTTAGTAATTTTACTTTCATAAGGATTAATTAGTTGAGAGTAAAATTATTAGAATACTCTTAACGAAAACTTACAGAACATGTAAATTCTTGTTAAGAATGTTATAGTAATTTCGAACAGAACTTTTCTAATTCGCCATTATTAAATAAAACCGGCCCATGACCAAAACATAATATTTTAGGTTTTAAGGAAGCCAGTTTTAATATTGATTTTCTATTCGTTTCTTGATCTGAAGTAAATAAATGCGGCGGTTCGTGAAGGCCAACTTTTGTAGTGAGCAAATTCATATTTGTCATAACATCACCAACGATTAAAACGCCGTCTTTTTCTCTGAAAAAAGACAAATGACCTTTAGAATGTCCGGGAGTTTCAATAACCGTTAATCCGCCAATTTGATCACCTTCTTTTAAGGTTTGAGAAACAGGAGTTCCTTTTCCTGCCCAGAAGTTTTTCTGAAATTTTGAAATTAAATGATTCGGATTTGGGTATTCTGTAATTACGTTTCCGTTCTCGGCGAATTCTCTTTCGGGTTCACTGCATAAAAGCGGAATATTCAAAGTTTCGCAGATTGTTTTACTGCTTCCTTGATGATCAGCGTGAGCGTGAGTTAAGGCGTGTTTGTTGACGGTTTTGTCTTTAATTGCTTTTAAAATTGTATATGCTGAACTGCGAATTCCGGCATCAATTAAAACATCTTCAATCAAATAACAATTTATGGCGTTTCTTGGAAATAAGGGAATTTGGTAAACGTCTTTGGCAATATTCTTCATCTTTTTCAAATTTTATTTTGGCAAAGATTTGAATTCCGTTCTTCAACTCACTTGATAAATGTTAAGAAATGTTCTGACGGATTCTGCTCAGCGACTCTGGAGTTATTCCAAGAAAAGAGGCGATGTAAATTAAAGGCGTTCGTTGAATTATTTTGGCTGGAGCCGAAGCTAAAAAAGTCTGGTATTTTTCTTTGGCAGGAATCATTTGAAGTTTTAAAACACGATCTGCCATGCAAAGATAATTCTGCTCGGCGAGAATTCTTCCGACACGTTCCCAATTTGGAATTTCGTTATACAAAAATTGCATTTTTTCGAAAGTGATAGAAAGAACTTCACAGTCTTCGATACATTGGATATTTTCAAAAGAAACAGATTGGTTTATAAAACTGGAATACGATGCAATAAAACCGTCATCACAGCTTAAGTAAGTGGTAATTTCTTTTCCGTCTTTTAAGTAATAAACACGCGCCAAACCTTCAACAATAAAAAAGATTTTACTGCTGGTTTTTCCCATTTCAGAAAGAAATTCTTTAGCAGTAAAATTTTCATATTGAAAACAATTATCAATCATTTCAATTTCTTTTTCAGAAAACGAAGCGATAGCCAAAATTTGTTTTTTTAAAGAAGGATTCATGATTTTTACAGAATGTCTACCAATTCCGAGGCGTTATTAATAACCACTTTTGCACCGCTGTTTTTTAATTCTTCTTCGGTTCTGTAGCCCCAAGTTACGCCAACAGGGAACATATTGGCATTTACAGCCGTTTTCATGTCAATATCAGAATCGCCTACAAAAAGAATTTCTTCAGGTTTTAAATTCCATTTTTTGCTGATTTCAATTGCTTCAAACGGATTTGGTTTTTTAAGTTCTTCTGTGCTCAAACCAACTGCTGTATCGAATTGTTTTGGAAATAATTCCGTTGCTATTTTCTTGGTTAATTCGTCTGCTTTGTTGGAGAAAACAGCCATTTTGATGTTTTTTGAAGTCAGTTTTTCTAACAATTCAATAATTCCTTCATACGGTTTTGTTTTCAGCGTACAGATTTTAGTGTATTCATCGACCATACATTCAAAACAACTTTCGATTTCATCATCAGAATTGTTTGTTGCCGGCAAAGCTTTGCTGACCAAATTTCTTAAACCACTTCCGATAAAATATTGATAAGTATCGTAATCATGTGTAGGGTAACTTAGAGCGGTAAGTACTTTGTTCATCGCATCTGAAATGTCGTGTAATGAGTTGACCAAAGTTCCGTCTAAATCAAAGATAATTCCTTTAAATTTCATTTTGTATTAAATATTTTGAGCCAGAATAAACCCGCTTGTCCAGGCATTCTGAAAATTAAATCCGCCAGTAATAGCGTCTATATTTACAATTTCACCAGCAAAATAAAGGTTTTCGTGAATTTTGCTTTCCATGGTTTTGAAATTGATTTCTTTTAAATCGATTCCGCCAGCCGTTACAAATTCTTCCTTGAAAGTACTTTTTCCGTTGACTTTAAATTCCGCTTTTGTGAGTTGCGAAGTCAGATTCTGTAATTGATTTTTAGATAAATCTGCCCATTTTGTTTCAGAATCAATTCCCGAAGCCAAAACCAAACTTTCCCACAAACGATTCGGAAAGTCAAAAGGAGATTTTTTTGAAACTGCTTTTTTAGCGTGTTCTTGCTTTAAATCTTTTAGGATTTTTTCGGCATCTTCGGTATCAACATCATTTAACCAATTTACAAAAATTGTAAACTGATAATTTTTATCATGCAGAATACGCGCGCCCCAAGCCGAAAGTTTTAAAATCGCTGGCCCACTCATTCCCCAATGTGTAATCAACAAAGGTCCTGTCGATTCTAGTTTGGTATCTTTTACATGAACAGTAATTTGTGCCGCAACGCCAGGTAATTCCTTAATTCTGGAGTCTTTGATGTTGAAAGTAAATAGGGAAGGGACGGGACTTACAATAGCATGTCCATGTTCCTGAAGCATTTCCCAGATTTTTGGATTGCTTCCCGTTGCCATTACTAATTTTTCGGTAGCGTAATTATCGGTTTGAGTATCAATTTTCCAGTGATTTTCTTTTTTGAAAATCGACTGAACGCTTTGTCCAGTCAGCACTTTTATGCCTAGTTTTTCAGTTGCTTTAAGGAAACAGTCAATAATAGTTTGAGACGAATTGGAAACAGGAAACATTCTTCCGTCTTCTTCAATTTTTAATTCGACGCCATGTTTTTCAAACCATTCGATAGTATCTCCAGAACAAAACTGATGAAATGGACCTCGAAGTTCTTTTTCGCCGCGAGGATAAAATTTTACTAATTCGTTGGGTTCAAAACAAGCGTGCGTAACATTGCATCGTCCGCCGCCAGAAACGCGCACTTTAGAAAGTACTTCTTTTCCTCTTTCTAAAATGGCGATTTTCAGTTTCGGATTTTTCTCTGCAATATTAATTGCGGTAAAAAAACCTGCAGCGCCTCCGCCAACGATGATTATGTCGAAATTTTTGATCATATTTTTTTGTTAGCCACGAATTCACGAATTTTTTATTGAATCCTGATGAACTTTGACAAAGTTTCTCGTAGCTGATTTTATATTTTGTCTGGATTATCTGAGATAATTCCGTTTACATTATAACTTTTTGCTTTTTGAATGTCTTCTTTTGTGTTTACTGTCCAAGGTAAAACCAGAAATCCTTTTTGCTGCATTTTTTGAACATTTTCAGCATTCAATAAATTAAAATCAGGATTAATGGCTTTTGCTTTGATTTTTTCGGCGAAAGCCAGAGCGGTATCAAGGTTTTCTTCTGTTAAAACACCAATTGGAATATTTGGATTTAAATTCGATGTTTCCTCCAGCATATTCCAATCAAAACTTGAAATTATGAATTGATTGTAATTCCAGTCTTTTTTTGAAATATATTCTTCAATTAAGTTGACAACTTTCGGTGCAGTTCCTAAGCCTTTTAATTCGATATTGATCATGCATTTTTTGTCAACCAAATCAAAAACTTCGATTAAAGTTGGAATTTGATATTTTCCATCAATCAAAAATGATTTTAATTCTGCTAAAGTAAAAGTGTTTACTTCTCCTTTTCCGTTAGTGGTTCTATCGATGGTTTCGTCGTGAATTACGATTATATACCCATCAGCGCTCAAATGAACGTCGAGTTCAATTCCGTCTGAATTTAAATCTAAGGCTTTTTGGAAAGCTTGTAAAGTATTTTCAGGTTCATAGGCTTTGGCGCCTCGATGTGCAATTTTTAGCATTTTGCAGTGTTTTTTCTAACCGCAAAGGTCGCAAAGTTTTACGCAAAGGGCACAAGTTTTTTTATTTATATTAAAAAGGTTCGCAAAGATTTTATAAACCTTTGCGAACCTTGCGAT from the Flavobacterium sp. genome contains:
- a CDS encoding Crp/Fnr family transcriptional regulator is translated as MNPSLKKQILAIASFSEKEIEMIDNCFQYENFTAKEFLSEMGKTSSKIFFIVEGLARVYYLKDGKEITTYLSCDDGFIASYSSFINQSVSFENIQCIEDCEVLSITFEKMQFLYNEIPNWERVGRILAEQNYLCMADRVLKLQMIPAKEKYQTFLASAPAKIIQRTPLIYIASFLGITPESLSRIRQNIS
- a CDS encoding HAD family hydrolase, giving the protein MKFKGIIFDLDGTLVNSLHDISDAMNKVLTALSYPTHDYDTYQYFIGSGLRNLVSKALPATNNSDDEIESCFECMVDEYTKICTLKTKPYEGIIELLEKLTSKNIKMAVFSNKADELTKKIATELFPKQFDTAVGLSTEELKKPNPFEAIEISKKWNLKPEEILFVGDSDIDMKTAVNANMFPVGVTWGYRTEEELKNSGAKVVINNASELVDIL
- a CDS encoding NAD(P)/FAD-dependent oxidoreductase — its product is MIKNFDIIIVGGGAAGFFTAINIAEKNPKLKIAILERGKEVLSKVRVSGGGRCNVTHACFEPNELVKFYPRGEKELRGPFHQFCSGDTIEWFEKHGVELKIEEDGRMFPVSNSSQTIIDCFLKATEKLGIKVLTGQSVQSIFKKENHWKIDTQTDNYATEKLVMATGSNPKIWEMLQEHGHAIVSPVPSLFTFNIKDSRIKELPGVAAQITVHVKDTKLESTGPLLITHWGMSGPAILKLSAWGARILHDKNYQFTIFVNWLNDVDTEDAEKILKDLKQEHAKKAVSKKSPFDFPNRLWESLVLASGIDSETKWADLSKNQLQNLTSQLTKAEFKVNGKSTFKEEFVTAGGIDLKEINFKTMESKIHENLYFAGEIVNIDAITGGFNFQNAWTSGFILAQNI
- a CDS encoding MBL fold metallo-hydrolase encodes the protein MKNIAKDVYQIPLFPRNAINCYLIEDVLIDAGIRSSAYTILKAIKDKTVNKHALTHAHADHQGSSKTICETLNIPLLCSEPEREFAENGNVITEYPNPNHLISKFQKNFWAGKGTPVSQTLKEGDQIGGLTVIETPGHSKGHLSFFREKDGVLIVGDVMTNMNLLTTKVGLHEPPHLFTSDQETNRKSILKLASLKPKILCFGHGPVLFNNGELEKFCSKLL
- a CDS encoding tetratricopeptide repeat protein, whose product is MNGETKILKNGAYAYLDYRGLVPHGHNFVTADFPRTLKELDSLYKKTNDIDYLSDKGYVLIIQKKYDEALNLYLNIEKTNPNRYSTASNLGTLYELMGENQKAYNWIKKSIEINPKSHNGSEWLHLKILEAKILNSSNLKGQFLINTNFGTAGSPETKLTKEEIEKLAKEIYFQVNERMSFIGPKDEIISILLFELGNLVQLIGEHENALRIYNKARVYGFDNDLIVARMVFSAQGKAAYYQGKTIEFGRKLKFLRETKKGIDLDYVYQIETGLIVLSIILFMVLIVFAVVFIKWKKLKKTISTS
- a CDS encoding diphosphomevalonate decarboxylase, with the translated sequence MFTAADFIPNKYTSTIENGNFEWSAPSNIALVKYWGKKDNQIPANPSVSFTLNNCKTITKLGFEKRDTSTSLSVTNRFSFDLLFEGKPKEDFKPKIQKFLERVEVYLPFLKDYHFTIDTQNTFPHSSGIASSASGMAALAMNFMSLEKLLNPEMTDEYFYQKASFLARLGSGSACRSVKGNVVVWGNQENIEGSSDLFGVEFPYVIHENFKNYQDTILLVDKGEKQVSSTVGHDLMHNHPYAERRFEQAHENLDKLIAIFESGNLEEFIKVVESEALTLHAMMMTSMPYFILMKPNTLQIINAIWKFRRETQIPVCFTLDAGANVHVLYPENVSEKVLQFIQDELVVFCQNRQYICDKIGNGSIAL
- a CDS encoding glycerophosphodiester phosphodiesterase family protein, whose amino-acid sequence is MLKIAHRGAKAYEPENTLQAFQKALDLNSDGIELDVHLSADGYIIVIHDETIDRTTNGKGEVNTFTLAELKSFLIDGKYQIPTLIEVFDLVDKKCMINIELKGLGTAPKVVNLIEEYISKKDWNYNQFIISSFDWNMLEETSNLNPNIPIGVLTEENLDTALAFAEKIKAKAINPDFNLLNAENVQKMQQKGFLVLPWTVNTKEDIQKAKSYNVNGIISDNPDKI
- a CDS encoding TspO/MBR family protein; this translates as MNKIVKIIIALIICLAVGYSASTVTRPSVESWYPTIVKPVFNPPNWIFMPVWTILYIFMAIAAALVWDKIKVQTEKVKTALLFFLIQLTLNAIWSYLFFGLKNPLLALIEIILLWLMIYETYLKFIRINKISGYLLIPYLAWVAFAAVLNASIWWLNK